In one window of Synechococcus sp. M16CYN DNA:
- the cpeA gene encoding class 1 C-phycoerythrin subunit alpha, protein MKSVVTTVVTAADAAGRFPSQNDLEAVQGNIQRAAARLEAAEKLATGLDAVTREAGDACFNKYTYLKQPGEAGDSQIKIDKCYRDLGHYLRLINYCLVVGGTGPLDEWGIAGAREVYRSLGLPTGPYVEALVYTRDRACAPRDMSPQALNEFKSYLDYVINALS, encoded by the coding sequence ATGAAGTCTGTCGTTACTACTGTCGTGACTGCTGCAGATGCAGCAGGGCGTTTCCCTTCTCAAAATGACCTTGAGGCTGTTCAGGGCAACATTCAGCGTGCTGCTGCTCGTTTAGAAGCTGCCGAAAAGCTTGCTACTGGTTTGGATGCTGTTACTCGCGAAGCAGGTGATGCCTGCTTTAACAAGTACACCTACCTTAAACAGCCTGGTGAAGCCGGAGACAGCCAGATCAAGATTGATAAGTGCTATCGCGATCTTGGTCATTACCTACGCCTAATCAACTACTGCCTAGTTGTTGGTGGAACAGGTCCCCTCGATGAATGGGGCATTGCCGGAGCACGCGAGGTTTACCGTAGCTTGGGTCTTCCTACTGGCCCTTACGTTGAAGCCCTGGTTTACACGCGTGACCGCGCTTGCGCACCTCGTGACATGAGTCCCCAGGCTTTGAACGAGTTCAAGAGTTACCTCGACTATGTGATTAACGCTTTGTCCTAG
- a CDS encoding HEAT repeat domain-containing protein: MTIEPTLDQEQKFSAAIKSQTLIDIQLDEAEALDLASHLRKKLKAGLSIESDPKSIATMVAGLGDPRGLLRLRFANSLSSIGRAAVPALCQAMLTSNQVTVRRAAAKTLTLIADPVSLPDLVNAFLSDNDSVVQGSAMGAIASTGADGVTAILSVLDNPDSSEMQLGLASWALAFISDYVPGALRQAAHSENIYVRKVAISALGSQIELLDEIQVRELLTDAMSDSCAEIRAETATLLGNLEEVNWAETLLIPALSDPDDWVRKNSALALIKLEAVDSISSLKKQIKSEKDQVLLNVMTLAINQLEKIGQV; this comes from the coding sequence GTGACAATAGAGCCTACACTTGATCAGGAACAAAAATTTTCCGCTGCAATCAAGTCTCAAACGCTCATTGATATCCAGCTGGATGAAGCCGAAGCTCTTGACTTAGCCTCACATCTCAGAAAAAAACTAAAGGCTGGTCTTTCAATTGAGTCAGATCCAAAATCAATTGCAACGATGGTGGCTGGGCTCGGTGACCCGCGGGGACTTCTGCGTCTTCGGTTTGCAAATAGTCTTAGCTCCATTGGAAGAGCAGCAGTACCTGCTCTCTGTCAAGCGATGCTAACTAGTAATCAAGTTACAGTTAGAAGGGCGGCGGCAAAAACACTCACATTGATAGCGGATCCTGTAAGTTTACCAGATCTTGTTAATGCTTTCCTTTCAGATAATGATTCTGTTGTTCAGGGATCTGCTATGGGAGCAATAGCATCTACTGGTGCGGATGGAGTTACAGCTATTCTTTCTGTCTTAGACAATCCTGATAGTTCTGAAATGCAGCTAGGACTGGCTAGCTGGGCTCTGGCGTTCATCAGTGATTATGTTCCAGGAGCTCTTAGACAAGCTGCACATTCAGAAAATATTTACGTGCGCAAGGTAGCAATCTCAGCACTTGGTAGTCAAATTGAATTATTAGATGAGATACAAGTAAGGGAATTGCTAACTGATGCAATGAGTGACTCATGTGCTGAAATACGTGCTGAAACTGCTACATTATTAGGTAACCTTGAGGAAGTTAACTGGGCCGAAACTTTACTAATACCTGCGCTTTCCGACCCTGATGACTGGGTCAGAAAGAATAGCGCTCTTGCTCTAATAAAACTTGAAGCGGTGGACTCGATTTCAAGCCTAAAAAAACAAATAAAAAGTGAAAAAGATCAAGTTTTGCTTAACGTTATGACTCTCGCAATTAATCAACTCGAAAAAATCGGGCAGGTTTAA
- a CDS encoding DUF2656 family protein: protein MTIFVISHNLQIESALVPPISAQDLADEILDSSKSFHSVQVLNHPHWLVQSESSLSAHEMAVALIKAWKQYRQKQGHTVKHHMLALGGRKDTASNPGSPLSIGSWGVDVVECSAPDNFLKSINWSNLKAKRSLDAVFEVRN, encoded by the coding sequence ATGACAATTTTTGTAATTTCTCATAATCTTCAAATTGAGTCGGCTCTCGTGCCTCCAATTTCTGCGCAGGACCTGGCAGATGAGATCTTGGATAGCTCAAAATCTTTTCACTCAGTACAGGTTCTGAATCATCCTCATTGGCTGGTACAAAGCGAATCTAGCTTGTCAGCTCATGAGATGGCTGTTGCATTAATCAAAGCTTGGAAGCAATATCGTCAAAAGCAAGGGCATACTGTTAAGCACCATATGCTGGCACTTGGAGGTCGTAAAGATACTGCTAGTAATCCCGGATCTCCACTCTCGATTGGTAGTTGGGGCGTGGATGTTGTTGAATGTAGTGCCCCCGATAATTTTTTAAAGAGCATTAATTGGAGTAACCTTAAAGCTAAACGTTCTTTGGATGCAGTATTTGAAGTAAGAAATTAA
- a CDS encoding HEAT repeat domain-containing protein, with the protein MKQFNNIHPELTCERAYNILSTPLDKIVSQSDFYMAAAHLINCHGAKTEYALLNLLEKSSNNQAVKIAKRKAVEVLARLGYISAISAIGKCLWSEDIYLVENSVWALQQLQCNDSKLIDRMLYLLKDENQNQRVLIQCLAGLRVQSSLKLIQTFQCSKTPNIRSAAISAVAQLTNNISDVPKIIQYLTFPNQMDRQCAVQDLIDANASEFLPAIVAAPISPSFRMRACRQFFNKLGVESINNTILSSIDSILKDDPNTINIIHTYKDKPSVRFLINNLYNTDFSRCYLALINLNRYPTNVLWPLLKESWEQKANNDYGAHYFFMHVLGSCCNWPLTGQEFILQILQESVVNRRPQFRKSRSAAIQSLQYLYPKQFLDFIFDFLSKAINLPWDCRYVIIMCIEKFSYIDYHTKKQVLKLLLKDPDTFVRARAAKSFSELL; encoded by the coding sequence ATGAAACAATTTAACAATATTCATCCTGAACTCACTTGTGAGCGTGCATACAATATTCTTTCCACACCGCTTGATAAGATTGTTTCTCAGAGTGATTTTTATATGGCTGCTGCACATTTAATTAACTGCCACGGAGCTAAAACAGAGTATGCATTATTAAATTTGCTTGAGAAATCCTCTAATAACCAAGCGGTAAAAATTGCTAAAAGAAAAGCAGTAGAAGTGCTTGCTCGTCTTGGCTATATTTCTGCAATCTCTGCAATTGGTAAGTGTCTTTGGTCTGAAGATATCTATCTGGTTGAGAATTCAGTTTGGGCTCTTCAACAACTTCAGTGTAATGATTCAAAACTAATTGATCGAATGTTATACCTTTTAAAGGATGAAAATCAAAACCAACGTGTTTTGATTCAGTGTCTTGCAGGCTTAAGAGTTCAGTCAAGCCTTAAACTAATTCAAACCTTTCAGTGTTCTAAAACTCCAAATATTAGAAGTGCTGCGATTTCTGCAGTTGCCCAATTGACAAATAATATATCAGATGTACCAAAAATTATACAATATTTGACCTTTCCGAATCAAATGGATCGTCAATGCGCTGTGCAAGACTTAATTGATGCGAACGCGTCTGAGTTTCTACCGGCAATTGTAGCAGCACCAATTTCACCGTCTTTTCGGATGCGTGCTTGTCGTCAATTCTTCAACAAATTAGGCGTTGAATCTATTAATAATACTATTTTATCTTCAATTGATAGCATTTTAAAAGATGATCCAAATACTATTAATATTATTCATACATATAAAGATAAACCAAGTGTGAGATTTCTTATAAATAATTTATATAATACTGACTTTAGTCGTTGTTATCTAGCTCTTATTAATTTAAATCGATATCCAACTAATGTATTGTGGCCACTCTTAAAAGAATCTTGGGAGCAAAAGGCTAATAATGATTATGGAGCTCATTACTTTTTTATGCACGTACTAGGCTCATGTTGTAATTGGCCACTAACTGGACAAGAGTTTATTTTGCAAATATTACAAGAATCAGTTGTTAATCGCAGACCTCAGTTCCGAAAAAGTCGCTCTGCTGCGATCCAATCTCTCCAGTATCTTTATCCAAAACAATTTCTAGACTTTATTTTTGATTTTCTCTCTAAAGCTATTAATTTACCTTGGGATTGTCGTTATGTAATTATTATGTGCATTGAAAAGTTTTCCTATATAGATTATCATACAAAAAAACAGGTCTTAAAGCTATTGTTAAAGGATCCTGACACTTTTGTTCGTGCTAGGGCAGCTAAAAGTTTTTCAGAATTATTGTAG
- a CDS encoding HEAT repeat domain-containing protein produces the protein MNSLPPSFKSLIHDLSHPNPNIRDKACVLMAKHYATEAMPYLFSLLHSPDPIVYRTAVKGLGVLGHQTVPDIIQTFKSSDSSTIRACCIKVIVQISVNFPKVAFPPEIISILEQALDDSSPVVNQSALMTLGHLSKHDSEKKRTIDLLIQVCDKSNIAHIQGATMALAELDSPLASACLRKLASDNLKDPLVREVAKASLERRESLNLQ, from the coding sequence ATGAATTCCTTGCCTCCTTCCTTTAAGTCACTGATCCATGATCTGTCCCATCCTAATCCTAATATTAGAGATAAGGCTTGCGTCTTAATGGCTAAGCACTATGCCACTGAAGCTATGCCATATCTTTTTTCCCTGTTACACAGTCCAGATCCTATTGTATATCGTACGGCTGTAAAAGGACTGGGCGTTCTAGGTCATCAAACAGTTCCTGATATAATACAAACATTCAAATCATCTGATAGCAGCACGATAAGAGCATGCTGCATTAAAGTTATCGTGCAAATATCAGTCAATTTTCCTAAGGTTGCTTTCCCTCCAGAAATAATATCAATTCTTGAACAAGCTTTAGATGATTCTAGCCCTGTTGTTAATCAGTCTGCATTAATGACTCTTGGACATCTTTCTAAACATGATTCAGAAAAAAAACGTACTATTGATCTTCTAATTCAAGTTTGTGATAAATCTAATATTGCTCATATACAAGGCGCTACAATGGCACTAGCAGAGCTGGATTCTCCCTTGGCATCAGCATGCCTTCGGAAGTTAGCATCTGATAATTTGAAGGATCCTCTTGTTCGCGAAGTAGCCAAGGCTAGCCTTGAGAGAAGGGAAAGTCTTAATCTTCAATAG
- a CDS encoding HEAT repeat domain-containing protein — protein sequence MFELAEALKSQLTMQKVPKSDQDSLRKMVAGLGDQRGAVRLTFAQSLGSIGEEAIPILCTALQSNPNVLIRRASAKTLNIIGSEKALPSLVKAFQNDNDPVVQGSSAGAMATIGIPAIESLLMMLTSKTCSAFQIGLINLALNFIASKTPEAFSQAFQSERPAIRIIAITALAEQVRSTKNKSARQFLIQALNDIDNEVRAEAAIVVGQSLEPEEDVAKKLNQLLKDNSMQVRKNTALALMKMEAVNSVSHLNKAISSERNSNVKAVMKVAVNQLKNISN from the coding sequence ATGTTTGAACTGGCAGAAGCTTTAAAATCACAACTTACAATGCAAAAAGTGCCGAAATCGGATCAAGATTCACTTAGAAAGATGGTAGCAGGACTAGGAGATCAGCGAGGGGCTGTTCGACTTACATTTGCACAAAGTCTAGGTTCTATTGGAGAAGAAGCTATACCTATCCTTTGTACTGCACTGCAAAGCAATCCTAACGTATTAATTAGACGTGCTTCGGCAAAAACCCTGAATATTATTGGTAGCGAAAAAGCACTTCCCAGTTTAGTGAAGGCTTTCCAAAACGATAATGATCCCGTTGTTCAAGGATCTTCTGCGGGTGCAATGGCAACAATAGGTATACCCGCAATCGAGTCATTATTAATGATGTTAACAAGTAAAACTTGTAGTGCTTTTCAAATTGGTCTTATTAATCTTGCATTAAATTTTATTGCTTCAAAAACCCCCGAAGCGTTTAGCCAAGCCTTTCAATCAGAAAGGCCAGCAATTAGAATTATTGCCATTACTGCACTAGCCGAGCAAGTTAGATCAACAAAGAATAAAAGCGCTAGGCAATTTCTAATACAAGCCTTAAATGATATTGACAACGAAGTACGTGCAGAAGCAGCAATAGTGGTAGGACAATCCTTAGAACCAGAAGAAGATGTAGCTAAAAAGCTTAATCAATTATTAAAAGATAACAGTATGCAAGTAAGAAAAAATACCGCGTTAGCATTAATGAAGATGGAAGCAGTCAACTCAGTCAGTCATTTGAATAAAGCAATTTCCTCTGAACGAAACAGTAACGTTAAAGCTGTAATGAAGGTTGCGGTGAATCAATTAAAAAATATATCAAACTAG
- a CDS encoding phycobilisome rod-core linker polypeptide, whose product MLGIDTSLRGLSSATSTGPASFATDSKAGRNTMPRTVEDTIAEYKRNHCASMRISIGPRLHSECPFGVIADSFTPGDGEALRRSITASYRQVFGNLSLTENQRETSLEARLLNGEIYIRDFVNSLAKSEFYKSNFFYTVGAQRGIELNFKHLLGRAPLDQSEVQSAIKLQAESGFNALIDSLTNSAEYTEVFGKNIVPYERTKDSYAGMFTRSFNMMRALGGAKVAISDNAQGRNSRTINTLTIAARESAKPMPFSYTSITRIPVKLPQQQYTGHNPVKVTDYVPFQPFGVHF is encoded by the coding sequence ATGCTTGGTATAGACACTAGCCTAAGAGGTCTTAGTTCAGCAACAAGTACAGGTCCTGCTTCATTTGCCACAGATAGCAAGGCAGGCAGAAACACTATGCCCCGAACTGTCGAAGATACTATTGCTGAGTACAAGCGCAACCATTGCGCATCCATGAGAATTAGCATCGGCCCTCGTCTTCATTCTGAGTGTCCTTTCGGTGTAATTGCTGACAGTTTCACTCCGGGTGATGGTGAAGCTCTTAGACGCTCAATCACAGCTTCATATAGACAAGTTTTCGGTAACCTTTCTCTAACAGAAAATCAACGTGAGACGTCATTAGAGGCTAGATTGCTAAATGGAGAAATTTACATTCGAGATTTTGTGAATAGTTTAGCAAAATCTGAATTCTATAAATCAAATTTTTTCTATACTGTAGGTGCACAGCGCGGTATCGAGTTGAATTTTAAACATTTGCTTGGACGTGCACCTTTAGATCAAAGCGAAGTTCAATCTGCTATCAAGCTTCAAGCTGAGTCAGGCTTTAATGCACTAATCGATAGTCTGACTAATTCAGCTGAATATACTGAAGTATTTGGTAAAAACATTGTCCCTTACGAGCGTACTAAGGATTCATATGCTGGCATGTTCACTCGGTCCTTCAATATGATGCGAGCATTAGGTGGAGCGAAGGTTGCTATTAGCGACAATGCACAGGGTCGGAATAGTCGAACGATTAATACTCTTACGATAGCTGCCCGTGAAAGTGCCAAACCAATGCCATTTAGCTACACATCAATAACTCGAATACCTGTCAAATTGCCGCAACAGCAATACACTGGTCATAATCCTGTAAAGGTGACAGATTATGTACCTTTTCAACCTTTTGGAGTACACTTCTAA
- the mpeA gene encoding class 2 C-phycoerythrin subunit alpha encodes MKSVITTVVGAADSSSRFPSVSDMESVQGSIQRAAARLEVAEKLASNYDAIAQRAVDAVYAQYPNGATGRQPRQCATEGKEKCKRDFIHYLRLINYCLVTGGTGPLDELAINGQKEVYKALSIDPGTYVAGFSQMRNDGCAPRDMSPQALTAYNNLLDYVINSLG; translated from the coding sequence ATGAAGTCTGTTATTACCACTGTTGTTGGCGCAGCCGACAGCTCTTCTCGGTTTCCCTCTGTTTCCGATATGGAGTCTGTACAGGGCTCCATACAACGTGCTGCTGCACGCCTAGAAGTTGCTGAAAAGTTAGCTTCTAACTACGACGCCATAGCACAGCGCGCTGTTGACGCTGTGTACGCTCAATACCCTAACGGCGCTACTGGTCGTCAGCCTCGCCAGTGCGCCACTGAAGGTAAAGAAAAGTGCAAGCGTGACTTCATTCACTATCTGCGTTTGATCAACTACTGCCTGGTTACAGGTGGCACTGGTCCCCTGGATGAGCTAGCTATCAACGGTCAGAAAGAGGTTTATAAAGCTCTTAGCATCGATCCTGGTACCTATGTGGCTGGCTTCTCTCAGATGCGTAATGACGGTTGTGCACCTCGCGATATGAGCCCCCAGGCTCTGACCGCTTATAACAATCTGCTGGATTATGTAATCAACTCTCTCGGCTGA
- a CDS encoding bleomycin hydrolase: MLDAFSRKAVSADASGAFIGGGELSSLKSFIADGNKRLDAVNAISSNAACIVSDAVAGICCENTGLTAPNGGVYTNRKMAACLRDGEIVLRYVSYALLAGDASVLQDRCLNGLRETYAALGVPTGSAARAVAIMKAASSALITNTNSQPKKAAVTQGDCASLSSEAASYFDMVISAIS; the protein is encoded by the coding sequence ATGCTCGACGCATTCTCCAGGAAGGCCGTTTCGGCCGATGCCAGCGGTGCTTTTATCGGCGGAGGCGAGCTGTCCTCTTTAAAGTCGTTCATTGCTGATGGCAACAAGCGTCTTGATGCAGTGAATGCTATTTCGAGCAACGCTGCCTGCATCGTTTCTGATGCTGTTGCAGGCATCTGTTGCGAGAACACCGGTCTAACTGCCCCTAACGGTGGTGTGTATACCAACCGCAAGATGGCTGCTTGCCTTCGCGATGGTGAGATCGTCCTTCGCTATGTTAGTTATGCTCTTCTCGCTGGCGATGCTTCTGTCCTGCAAGACCGTTGCTTGAATGGCTTACGCGAAACTTATGCAGCCTTGGGCGTTCCTACCGGGTCTGCTGCGCGTGCTGTTGCAATCATGAAGGCTGCCTCTAGCGCTTTGATAACAAATACCAACAGCCAACCAAAGAAAGCTGCGGTGACCCAGGGTGACTGCGCCAGTTTGTCGAGCGAAGCGGCAAGCTATTTCGACATGGTAATCAGCGCTATCAGCTGA
- a CDS encoding Nif11-like leader peptide family natural product precursor, whose translation MVNNDLSSFVNSVVRFHELAKGLKSLKDHDEIIAYGQSHGFQFTKSDWELFYQTDLSLQSNSVRRKILLANPAHWSWAFRQLSTWRAMLMEGADDGNASI comes from the coding sequence ATGGTCAACAATGACTTAAGTAGTTTTGTAAATAGTGTGGTTCGCTTTCATGAATTAGCCAAAGGCCTTAAATCTCTCAAGGATCATGATGAGATCATTGCTTATGGCCAAAGTCACGGTTTTCAGTTCACTAAATCAGACTGGGAGCTGTTTTATCAGACGGATCTAAGTTTGCAGTCAAACTCGGTGCGGAGAAAAATTCTGTTGGCAAATCCAGCTCATTGGTCGTGGGCTTTTCGACAGCTTTCAACATGGAGAGCTATGCTTATGGAGGGGGCTGATGACGGCAACGCCTCAATCTAG
- a CDS encoding Nif11-like leader peptide family natural product precursor: MSDLEQDQLLEQFISLARSDKELRLKIKSALNQDAILEIARERGFILESTVILRKWSQHTDFSKPTWLGWFDE, translated from the coding sequence ATGTCAGATTTAGAGCAAGATCAATTATTGGAACAATTTATATCTTTGGCTCGTTCAGATAAAGAGCTTCGTTTAAAGATTAAGTCTGCACTGAACCAAGATGCAATACTTGAAATTGCACGTGAACGAGGATTTATACTTGAATCCACAGTCATATTGCGAAAGTGGAGTCAGCACACTGATTTTTCAAAACCTACGTGGTTGGGATGGTTTGATGAGTAA
- a CDS encoding CpeR family transcriptional regulator, with protein MLDIEKQIKSWIRSQHLICERNNFVFETVDQTQLEKFERYIESIGGKIRTVKAVGNWPMGPKRSFKILRAVASVPRPGGEAFVTYWAERGSQQTRYSEINT; from the coding sequence ATGCTCGATATTGAAAAACAAATTAAGTCATGGATTAGATCACAGCATTTAATTTGCGAGAGAAATAACTTTGTTTTTGAAACAGTAGACCAAACTCAATTAGAAAAGTTTGAACGATATATTGAATCAATAGGGGGAAAAATTAGAACAGTTAAAGCAGTAGGAAATTGGCCAATGGGACCTAAAAGATCGTTCAAAATATTAAGAGCAGTTGCCAGTGTTCCACGTCCAGGTGGTGAAGCATTTGTAACTTATTGGGCTGAACGAGGCAGTCAACAAACAAGGTATTCAGAGATTAATACTTAA
- a CDS encoding chromophore lyase CpcT/CpeT produces the protein MDINKRLKFANTLAGIYDNYAQSQKSPKNFARINIVFRPLPWEIFNGPGFYSEQYYNYAPWQPYRQGIHRLEVKEKIYILNNYGFADKERIAGAGRNPELLQYLNINSLSCRFGCAMHFREKTSGCYIGSVEPGKKCLIPRDGYLTYLVSEVQVDQDNWISRDRGFDLETNQPRWGSEHGLLRFKRIKNISEIINSSWIQNKE, from the coding sequence ATGGATATAAATAAACGTCTTAAATTTGCCAACACACTAGCAGGCATTTATGACAATTATGCACAGTCACAAAAGAGTCCAAAAAATTTCGCTAGGATAAATATTGTATTTCGTCCACTCCCATGGGAAATTTTTAATGGTCCTGGTTTCTATTCGGAACAATATTATAATTATGCTCCATGGCAACCTTATCGACAAGGCATTCATCGCTTAGAAGTTAAAGAGAAAATTTATATTCTAAATAACTACGGATTTGCTGATAAGGAACGAATAGCTGGTGCTGGACGCAATCCAGAATTATTGCAATATTTAAACATTAATAGTCTTTCTTGCCGTTTTGGTTGCGCTATGCATTTTAGAGAAAAAACCAGTGGTTGTTACATAGGATCAGTTGAACCTGGTAAAAAATGTTTGATACCAAGAGATGGTTACTTAACATATTTAGTTAGCGAAGTTCAAGTAGATCAAGACAATTGGATTAGTCGAGATCGTGGTTTTGATCTCGAAACTAATCAGCCAAGATGGGGATCTGAACATGGATTGTTACGTTTTAAACGCATAAAGAATATTTCGGAAATAATTAATTCAAGTTGGATTCAAAATAAGGAATAG
- a CDS encoding phycobiliprotein lyase — translation MDIERFVAQSLGNWRSMRSGHSLAFQQFEDVLSEISIKSIKTNNQIIKKLIRSSSLRDDSIFSSPFQIEWQAESDWEPDDPSQVSNGSCIIVPIPTNKTSGQILRSIGYAESVPAESNYKFLEDGTFVLSTNYEQSITEERIWFVSDNVRCRSSVLNTSAGSGILQSSFASEVRKIKI, via the coding sequence ATGGATATTGAGCGATTTGTTGCTCAAAGTTTGGGCAATTGGCGTTCAATGAGGTCTGGTCATTCACTAGCTTTTCAACAATTTGAAGATGTTCTTAGTGAGATCTCAATCAAAAGCATTAAAACTAACAATCAAATAATAAAAAAACTAATTAGATCATCATCTCTCCGAGACGATAGTATATTTTCTTCTCCATTTCAAATTGAATGGCAGGCAGAAAGTGATTGGGAACCAGATGATCCTTCGCAGGTTTCGAATGGTTCATGCATCATTGTTCCTATTCCAACAAATAAAACTTCAGGCCAAATACTTCGCAGTATTGGTTATGCGGAATCAGTACCAGCAGAATCGAATTATAAATTTCTTGAAGACGGCACTTTTGTTTTAAGTACTAATTATGAACAATCTATAACAGAGGAAAGAATTTGGTTTGTCTCAGACAATGTTCGTTGTCGCTCCTCAGTTCTCAATACTTCAGCTGGCTCAGGTATATTGCAATCATCATTTGCTTCAGAAGTAAGAAAAATAAAAATTTAA
- a CDS encoding phycobilisome rod-core linker polypeptide, whose protein sequence is MTSAKRLSTQANKDLDHAKEIIQNIYKQVFGNRHMMELDINTSLEALFMNGDLTVQGFVSALAQSETYKKLFLEPNNSYRFVELNCKHLLGRAPHDQQEIMAHVRLMHRDGYEAEIVSYTYSKEYLNVFGVDQVPYNRSRQTNVGGRTIGFSRARAFDAGYAGFDGAEKDSKLLNSLSTGLSPSIIDRKGIGNSNALSIRWVSNRQVGANRRSIQKSVIAQTSMSRTIQSILSQGGRVLSISKI, encoded by the coding sequence ATGACAAGCGCTAAGAGGCTATCAACTCAAGCCAACAAAGACCTCGACCACGCTAAGGAAATTATTCAAAATATTTATAAACAAGTGTTTGGCAACCGTCATATGATGGAGTTAGATATTAACACCTCCCTCGAGGCATTATTCATGAACGGAGATCTCACCGTTCAGGGATTTGTCTCAGCACTGGCTCAATCTGAAACCTATAAAAAATTATTTCTAGAACCAAACAATTCTTATCGCTTTGTAGAGCTTAATTGTAAACACTTGCTTGGCCGTGCCCCACATGACCAGCAAGAGATTATGGCACATGTTCGATTGATGCATAGAGACGGTTATGAGGCAGAAATTGTAAGTTACACTTATAGCAAAGAATATCTTAATGTTTTCGGTGTTGATCAAGTGCCCTACAATCGTTCTAGACAGACTAATGTAGGCGGACGAACAATTGGCTTCTCACGTGCACGAGCTTTTGATGCAGGTTATGCAGGATTTGATGGAGCCGAAAAAGATTCAAAATTACTAAATAGTTTGTCGACAGGTCTTTCTCCAAGTATCATTGACAGAAAGGGTATCGGTAATTCTAATGCTTTAAGTATCAGATGGGTTTCTAACCGCCAGGTTGGAGCAAATCGTCGCTCTATTCAAAAGTCCGTAATTGCTCAAACCTCTATGTCGAGGACAATCCAGAGCATCCTGAGTCAAGGCGGACGAGTTCTGTCCATTTCAAAAATCTAA